A genome region from Paralichthys olivaceus isolate ysfri-2021 chromosome 6, ASM2471397v2, whole genome shotgun sequence includes the following:
- the dcp1a gene encoding mRNA-decapping enzyme 1A: METLNAGHMMSLAALQRQDPYINTLLDVTGQVALYNFNSKTNEWEKTEIEGTLFVYTRTASPHHGFTIMNRLSTENLVEPINKDLEFQLQDPFLLYRNGNLGIYSIWFYDKRDCQRIAQLMVKIVKQEAEHVQRESPERAEPRRTNGVAEPRPIDILELLSKAKEEYQRGRAYETDGPTEPHLKAAINPTEHPHSTSQPQKSSHTIVKQITVEELFGSSLPKDPSLPAMPAQNTTNASGDPSTAYIQKPGSNQRHQVPGLLPAPYALHPSPVFQSVVPMSDPQPLCSVSPLMVPPAGSEQRTAPPGPAAASPSASGAFLGQEILSTLKSAVPSMNSDIHKPILAPSFLPSTLVPPHSFHEPMGKPIIQHSKEMDVFTQPPNLIKPMSAVPMSPGLAVQGPEISVLLSPSAFQQSVSKMTTTAAASVVLHAPSEPPSTTTGAVEPPPAPCSKTQLQETLIHLIKNDADFLSTIHDAYLQTLSKDFSNMKL, translated from the exons ATGGAGACGCTAAATGCGGGACATATGATGAGCTTAGCAGCTCTACAGAGACAAGACCCGTACATCAACACACTGCTCGATGTCACCGGCCAGGTGGCTCTCTACAACTTCAACTCCAAGACGAACGAATGG GAGAAGACCGAAATCGAGGGCACCCTGTTTGTTTATACCAG gaCTGCCTCCCCTCACCATGGCTTCACCATCATGAACCGACTGAGCACAGAGAACCTGGTGGAGCCGATCAACAAAGACCTGGAGTTCCAGCTGCAGGATCCCTTCCTGCTCTATAGGAACGGCAACT TGGGTATCTACAGTATTTGGTTCTATGACAAGAGGGACTGTCAACGTATCGCTCAACTGATGGTCAA GATTGTAAAACAAGAGGCAGAGCATGTCCAGAGAGAGTCACCAGAGAGGGCAGAGCCAAGGAGGACCAATGGCGTTGCAGAACCAAGGCCCATCGATATCCTGGAACTGCTCAGCAAAGCCAAGGAAGAATACCAGAGA GGTCGGGCATACGAAACAGATGGGCCTACAGAGCCACACCTGAAAGCAGCTATCAACCCTACAGAACATCCCCACAGCACATCACAACCTCAAAAG AGCTCTCACACAATAGTGAAGCAGATCACAGTTGAGGAGCTCTTTGGCTCGTCCCTCCCCAAGGACCCCTCACTCCCCGCCATGCCTGCACAGAACACCACCAATGCTTCCGGTGACCCCTCTACTGCCTACATCCAGAAGCCCGGGTCCAACCAGCGACACCAAGTCCCCGGCCTGCTCCCAGCTCCATATGCACTTCATCCCAGCCCTGTTTTCCAGTCAGTAGTCCCCATGTCAGACCCCCAGCCTCTGTGCTCAGTTTCACCTCTCATGGTGCCGCCAGCTGGCTCAGAGCAGCGGACTGCTCCCCCTGgccctgctgcagcatcaccaTCAGCCTCTGGAGCTTTTTTGGGGCAGGAAATATTAAGCACCCTCAAATCGGCAGTGCCATCCATGAATTCAGACATCCACAAACCCATCCTCGCACCCAGCTTTCTGCCAAGCACACTGGTTCCACCCCACAGCTTCCACGAGCCCATGGGGAAACCCATTATCCAGCACAGCAAAGAGATGGATGTCTTCACTCAACCTCCAAACCTGATCAAACCCATGTCT gcTGTCCCCATGAGTCCAGGTCTTGCTGTTCAAGGACCTGAGATTTCGGTGCTTCTCTCCCCCAGCGCCTTCCAGCAGTCCGTCAGTAAGatgacaacaacagcagcagcatcggTGGTCCTCCATGCCCCCTCTGagcccccctccaccaccacaggAGCTGTAGAGCCTCCGCCAGCTCCCTGCAGCAAAACACAGCTACAGGAGACTCTGATACACCTCATCAAG AATGATGCAGACTTCCTTAGCACCATTCACGATGCTTATCTGCAGACTCTGTCCAAGGACTTCAGCAACATGAAGCTATAG